In the Paramormyrops kingsleyae isolate MSU_618 chromosome 6, PKINGS_0.4, whole genome shotgun sequence genome, one interval contains:
- the supt4h1 gene encoding transcription elongation factor SPT4 isoform X2 yields MALETVPKDLRHLRACLLCSLVKTIDQFEYDGCDNCESYLQMKGNREMVYECTSSSFDGVIAMMSPEDSWVAKWQRISNFKPGVYAVTVTGRLPPGVVRELKSRGVIYKSRDTAVKT; encoded by the exons ATGGCGCTGGAGACGGTACCCAAGGATCTTCGCCATTTGCGAGCTTGCTTATTGTGTTCCCTTGTTAAG ACTATTGATCAGTTTGAATATGATGGCTGCGACAACTGTGAATCCTACCTGCAGATGAAGGGGAACCGGGAGATGGTGTATGAGTGCACAAGCTCTTCCTTTGATGG GGTCATAGCGATGATGAGCCCAGAAGACAGCTGGGTAGCCAAATGGCAGCGAATCA GTAACTTCAAGCCTGGGGTTTATGCAGTGACAGTGACCGGCCGGCTTCCGCCGG GTGTCGTGAGGGAGCTGAAGAGCAGAGGGGTGATTTACAAGTCCAGGGACACGGCCGTGAAGACATAA
- the supt4h1 gene encoding transcription elongation factor SPT4 isoform X1: MRQPLGFSYYCRMALETVPKDLRHLRACLLCSLVKTIDQFEYDGCDNCESYLQMKGNREMVYECTSSSFDGVIAMMSPEDSWVAKWQRISNFKPGVYAVTVTGRLPPGVVRELKSRGVIYKSRDTAVKT; the protein is encoded by the exons ATGAGAcaaccccttggattttcataTTACTG CCGAATGGCGCTGGAGACGGTACCCAAGGATCTTCGCCATTTGCGAGCTTGCTTATTGTGTTCCCTTGTTAAG ACTATTGATCAGTTTGAATATGATGGCTGCGACAACTGTGAATCCTACCTGCAGATGAAGGGGAACCGGGAGATGGTGTATGAGTGCACAAGCTCTTCCTTTGATGG GGTCATAGCGATGATGAGCCCAGAAGACAGCTGGGTAGCCAAATGGCAGCGAATCA GTAACTTCAAGCCTGGGGTTTATGCAGTGACAGTGACCGGCCGGCTTCCGCCGG GTGTCGTGAGGGAGCTGAAGAGCAGAGGGGTGATTTACAAGTCCAGGGACACGGCCGTGAAGACATAA